In a single window of the Methylococcus sp. Mc7 genome:
- a CDS encoding O-antigen ligase family protein has product MLSYIALLPGIAAFLIATRHDTQYAFLRVYLPVLLLLPDYYRCIFPGLPDPTFNQAACVAVAASFAMTGFPGYRFSLNDVWVFGYALCVSISEYRASGYSDAQNLMFAMLFSGVVPYVLAKSLIEPFGNRLLFAKICVLSMAAVSILNLIELRLGMNPWRFVFDRFFPGQGMEWVTTFRFGLARAAGPYAHALLAGIMMIVAFRLQRWLQWSGAWPDKFRLLPWLPYKPALWLSLITAGGLFITLAKGSWLAAFIGAGLVAVGRSKYRRVAMAAILSGMVIVGVPAIVAFLEYASVGRENAKDPNQETAAYRYELIEHYLDIANQQPLWGWGLTKWPKVPGAESIDNHFLLLLLMHGYLASAFFLLLLLGTLVRLLIYGLRQPPTGPPGSSLSFTLAGIYLAYFVAIATVFMGQQTMPMFFMLTGWAESYMQRRSREWGGAGEAARRFEAAVPFRFRRVL; this is encoded by the coding sequence ATGCTGTCCTACATCGCGCTGCTGCCCGGCATCGCGGCCTTCCTGATCGCCACGCGGCACGACACCCAATACGCCTTTCTCCGCGTCTATCTGCCGGTGCTGCTGCTCCTGCCGGATTATTACCGCTGCATCTTCCCGGGCCTGCCGGACCCGACCTTCAACCAGGCGGCCTGCGTCGCGGTGGCGGCGAGCTTCGCGATGACCGGCTTTCCCGGCTATCGTTTCAGCCTGAACGATGTTTGGGTGTTCGGCTATGCGCTGTGCGTGTCGATTTCCGAATACCGCGCTTCCGGCTATTCCGACGCCCAGAACCTGATGTTCGCGATGCTGTTCAGCGGCGTTGTCCCTTATGTGCTGGCGAAGAGCCTGATCGAGCCGTTCGGCAACCGCCTCCTGTTCGCCAAGATCTGCGTGCTGTCGATGGCGGCCGTTTCGATCCTGAACCTGATCGAGCTTCGCCTGGGGATGAACCCATGGCGCTTCGTGTTCGACCGGTTTTTTCCCGGCCAGGGGATGGAGTGGGTCACGACCTTCCGCTTCGGTCTGGCGCGGGCGGCGGGTCCCTACGCCCATGCCCTGCTGGCCGGGATCATGATGATCGTCGCTTTCCGCTTGCAGCGCTGGCTGCAATGGTCCGGTGCCTGGCCGGACAAGTTCAGACTGCTGCCCTGGCTGCCCTACAAACCGGCGCTGTGGCTGAGCCTCATCACCGCCGGCGGCCTGTTCATTACCTTGGCGAAAGGCTCCTGGCTCGCCGCCTTCATCGGCGCCGGTCTGGTCGCCGTGGGCAGGAGCAAGTACCGGCGGGTGGCGATGGCGGCAATCCTGAGCGGAATGGTCATCGTGGGAGTTCCTGCCATCGTCGCTTTTCTCGAATACGCCTCCGTCGGCCGTGAAAACGCCAAGGACCCGAACCAGGAAACCGCCGCCTACCGGTACGAGCTGATCGAACACTACCTGGACATCGCCAATCAGCAGCCATTGTGGGGCTGGGGCCTGACCAAATGGCCGAAAGTGCCGGGGGCGGAATCCATCGACAACCATTTTCTGCTGCTGCTGCTGATGCACGGCTACCTGGCGTCGGCGTTCTTTCTGCTGTTGCTGCTCGGTACCCTGGTCCGGCTCCTGATCTACGGGCTGCGCCAGCCGCCCACCGGACCGCCGGGCAGCTCGCTGTCCTTCACGCTTGCCGGCATCTATCTCGCCTATTTCGTCGCCATAGCGACGGTATTCATGGGTCAGCAGACGATGCCCATGTTCTTCATGCTCACCGGCTGGGCGGAGAGCTACATGCAGCGGCGGAGCCGGGAATGGGGCGGGGCTGGTGAGGCCGCGCGGCGGTTCGAGGCGGCGGTGCCGTTTCGGTTCAGGCGGGTTTTATGA
- a CDS encoding acyltransferase, protein MSRTAKRFLLGLLTPAAAIANRLDSWHRLWAHARLKAALGSALDPSVVVLGTPELHGSRNIRLGRDLYLYPGLYLETQERGRIEIGDGVVLSRGVHIVSYASVVLEDGVMVGEYTSIRDANHRVAEGRSVRDTGHDAKAIRIGRNAWIGRGSVILRGVTVGEAAVIGANAVVTHDVPAGAVVAGVPARPIERARGG, encoded by the coding sequence ATGTCCAGAACCGCCAAACGTTTCCTGTTGGGCTTATTGACACCGGCCGCGGCGATCGCGAACCGCCTGGACTCCTGGCATCGCCTGTGGGCCCACGCGCGGCTCAAGGCGGCCCTCGGTTCGGCCCTGGACCCCTCCGTAGTGGTATTGGGAACGCCCGAACTGCACGGCAGCAGAAACATCCGCCTGGGGCGGGATCTGTACCTCTATCCCGGTCTGTACCTGGAAACCCAGGAACGAGGCCGCATCGAGATCGGCGACGGCGTCGTGCTGTCGCGCGGGGTGCACATCGTGTCCTACGCCTCGGTCGTCCTCGAAGACGGCGTGATGGTGGGCGAGTACACCAGCATCCGGGACGCCAATCACCGCGTCGCCGAAGGCCGCTCCGTGCGGGACACCGGCCATGACGCCAAGGCGATTCGGATCGGCCGCAACGCTTGGATTGGGCGGGGCTCGGTCATCCTGCGGGGAGTCACGGTCGGAGAGGCCGCCGTGATCGGCGCCAACGCGGTCGTGACGCATGACGTGCCCGCCGGCGCGGTCGTAGCCGGGGTTCCCGCCCGCCCCATCGAGCGCGCGCGCGGCGGCTGA
- a CDS encoding glycosyltransferase family 2 protein, with protein MTEPTLSTKPLLSVVVIGRNEGERLSRCLASVRGMRDPGGPVEIIYVDSASRDDSVARARAFGAKVVEVKPERPSAALGRNAGWREAKAPYLLFLDGDTVLHPDFVADSLPEFDDPRIAVVWGHRRELHPEHSLFNRALDLDWVYPPGPSDFCGGDALMRAEVVRSVGGFDASLIAGEEPEMCQRIRALGFIILHVDRPMTGHDLAMKTWASYWKRAFRAGYAYAEVSERLRSTEFPLWVADARRNLLRGGFLSLLFAAGTLASAVAKSMLPLGLVMAVFLALALRSAWKARWKGGGFWTLLLYGIHSHLQQIPILAGQIACRIDRLRQHSRFLIEYK; from the coding sequence ATGACTGAGCCGACGCTTTCCACGAAGCCTTTGCTTTCGGTTGTGGTCATAGGGCGGAACGAGGGCGAGCGCCTGAGCCGTTGTCTGGCGTCCGTGCGCGGCATGCGCGACCCCGGCGGTCCGGTCGAGATCATCTATGTCGATTCGGCCTCGCGGGACGACAGCGTGGCGCGTGCACGCGCGTTCGGCGCGAAAGTCGTCGAAGTGAAGCCCGAACGCCCCTCCGCCGCCCTCGGACGCAACGCCGGCTGGCGGGAAGCCAAAGCGCCGTACCTGCTCTTCCTCGACGGTGACACCGTGCTGCACCCGGATTTCGTCGCCGACTCGCTGCCCGAGTTCGACGATCCGAGAATCGCCGTGGTGTGGGGGCACCGGCGCGAGCTCCATCCCGAGCATTCGCTGTTCAACCGCGCGCTGGACCTCGACTGGGTCTATCCCCCGGGCCCCTCCGATTTCTGCGGGGGCGATGCGCTGATGCGCGCCGAGGTCGTCCGCTCCGTGGGCGGCTTCGATGCCAGCCTGATCGCCGGGGAGGAGCCGGAAATGTGCCAGCGCATACGCGCGCTGGGGTTCATCATCCTGCACGTCGACCGCCCCATGACCGGGCACGACCTGGCGATGAAAACCTGGGCGAGTTACTGGAAGCGGGCGTTCCGGGCGGGCTATGCCTATGCCGAAGTATCCGAGCGGCTCAGGAGCACCGAATTTCCGCTCTGGGTGGCCGATGCGCGGCGGAACCTGCTGCGCGGCGGTTTCCTGAGCCTTCTGTTCGCTGCCGGAACCCTGGCCTCGGCGGTCGCCAAGAGCATGCTGCCTCTGGGGCTGGTGATGGCGGTCTTCCTGGCGCTGGCCCTGCGCTCGGCCTGGAAGGCCCGCTGGAAAGGGGGAGGGTTCTGGACGCTGTTGCTCTACGGCATCCACTCGCATCTCCAGCAGATCCCCATCCTGGCCGGCCAGATCGCCTGCCGGATCGACCGCCTGCGCCAACACAGCCGTTTTCTGATCGAGTACAAGTGA
- a CDS encoding glycosyltransferase family 4 protein translates to MKPAFLYVLHSGNLYGTERMALATLDGLRDRLEPVLFAPPGPALGEAERLEIQAVEFRGARDLAIKLRPWIARHRRLAFAATGVSHSMIFLAWNLLYGRRNVHIHLVHGGTDERESYGRKRLLNGRGIRFVAVSEFVRDRLLAHGVAEASIDVCENFLPDRQIADVPRRPAFREGVRNVVVVSRVDPIKRIDLLLDCLDRHPVLKSLNFRICGTGWDLEALRARAEKDHPNVVFEGFSDRIPQILAGSDLLLHLCPCEPFGLAILEAMAAGVPVLVPDAGGAASLIEPGISGFQFRAGDAGDLGTVLEEVASLPPASLDRIAAAADARLRERYSSKAGLERYARLFKELADD, encoded by the coding sequence ATGAAACCGGCGTTTCTTTACGTGCTGCACAGCGGCAATCTCTATGGTACCGAACGCATGGCGCTGGCAACCCTGGATGGTTTGCGCGATCGCCTGGAACCCGTCCTGTTCGCCCCGCCCGGTCCCGCCCTGGGCGAGGCGGAGCGGCTGGAGATCCAGGCAGTGGAATTCCGCGGCGCGCGTGACTTGGCCATCAAACTTAGGCCTTGGATCGCCCGTCACCGCCGGCTCGCTTTCGCCGCCACCGGCGTCAGCCATTCGATGATATTCCTGGCCTGGAACCTGCTGTACGGGCGCCGTAACGTGCACATCCACCTCGTGCACGGCGGCACGGACGAGCGCGAAAGCTACGGGCGCAAGCGTCTCTTGAACGGAAGAGGCATACGCTTCGTCGCGGTGTCCGAATTCGTCCGGGACCGCCTGCTCGCTCACGGCGTCGCCGAAGCCAGTATCGACGTCTGCGAAAATTTCCTGCCCGACCGGCAGATCGCCGATGTTCCCCGTCGGCCTGCGTTCCGCGAAGGGGTCCGCAACGTCGTCGTGGTTTCGCGCGTCGACCCGATCAAGCGGATCGACTTGCTGCTCGACTGCCTGGACCGGCATCCGGTACTTAAGAGCCTGAATTTCCGCATCTGTGGGACCGGCTGGGACCTGGAGGCACTGCGGGCGCGGGCGGAAAAGGACCATCCGAACGTGGTGTTCGAAGGTTTCAGCGACAGGATTCCGCAAATCCTGGCGGGGAGCGACCTGTTGCTGCACCTGTGCCCGTGCGAGCCATTCGGCCTCGCCATTCTGGAGGCCATGGCCGCCGGCGTTCCCGTGCTGGTGCCGGACGCCGGCGGCGCGGCGTCCTTGATCGAACCCGGTATTTCGGGATTCCAGTTCCGTGCCGGCGACGCCGGCGATCTGGGAACCGTGCTGGAAGAAGTGGCCAGCCTCCCGCCGGCAAGCCTGGACCGCATCGCCGCGGCGGCCGACGCCAGGCTGCGTGAGCGCTACTCGAGCAAGGCGGGATTGGAGCGCTATGCCAGGCTTTTCAAGGAGCTTGCCGATGACTGA
- a CDS encoding chain length determinant protein, with protein sequence MNASASETTPTPLQPGGTLMPLVSFQRHRRIALIVMAVAVVLGAGFAWVKGKAVYSATAVLYVAPRFVNILKESKELDIPAYDQFIEHQALTVPRYDILLESLAKLGDKRYVWQRKQESDRRAAERLQAALDVKPVKDSYLITVTLESTTPDHLDELVNTIVDTYLEKSRESDSFFARNVRLASLQERRTQIQDEINARLARRTEIAQELSVTTFSEQIASPYDKLLVESQNALATVQRNRLASEAALALFEDRSSRQGQDAIAAAAFDTIQKDPGLISLKGSLYKRRSDLLQQASGLDPRHPLKIQIDRELKEIDEELSRTVDKLTEQVAKSLIDQRRSDVKRDRQIEQELAQQLESFRQKASWFAALYNEALSLNDEIERNRKQLDVIDGRIEFFELESRAPGFVRVETYARPPELPVKGGRKKLFAVALVLAMILGAATPVGLDMLDQRIRTTGQVAKIIGHRPVAWFVEHHGSPELKRMSADQLRRLAIAVNRERESQGNRLVLLTSVKPEAGVTGLALDLASELAVLGVRTVVVEADPRKPDPRYRAEPAKPGLADLLAGSGQVPAAVVAAADGLPDRLGMGIAPSRQLFAYPTLRRCLDELKAAYDLVLVDAPPLLLSADTEYLVEVADVTLLLVGAGQVKPGELRRAAGILQKIDPKAVGFVVTRLEVYRGGGYYAKLAEEFALAAAGHENEQEHTSRRLEG encoded by the coding sequence ATGAACGCTTCCGCCTCCGAGACTACCCCGACTCCACTGCAGCCCGGCGGCACGCTGATGCCGCTGGTGAGCTTCCAGAGGCACCGCCGCATCGCGCTGATCGTCATGGCCGTGGCCGTCGTATTGGGCGCGGGATTCGCCTGGGTCAAGGGCAAGGCCGTCTATTCGGCCACCGCGGTACTGTACGTGGCGCCGCGTTTCGTGAACATCCTCAAGGAATCCAAGGAGCTGGACATCCCCGCCTATGACCAGTTCATCGAACATCAGGCATTGACGGTACCGCGCTACGACATACTGCTGGAGTCGCTGGCCAAGCTCGGCGACAAGCGCTATGTCTGGCAGAGGAAGCAGGAGTCGGACCGGCGGGCCGCGGAGCGGCTGCAGGCGGCGCTCGATGTCAAGCCGGTCAAGGACAGCTACCTCATCACCGTCACGCTGGAATCGACCACGCCGGACCATCTCGATGAACTGGTCAACACCATCGTCGATACCTATCTCGAAAAATCCCGGGAGTCGGACTCCTTTTTCGCACGCAACGTACGCCTGGCCAGCCTGCAGGAAAGGCGGACACAGATCCAGGACGAGATCAACGCGAGGCTGGCCCGCCGCACCGAGATCGCCCAGGAGCTGAGCGTGACGACGTTCAGCGAACAGATCGCAAGTCCTTACGACAAACTGCTGGTCGAAAGCCAGAACGCCCTTGCCACGGTCCAGCGCAACCGGTTGGCGAGCGAGGCCGCTTTGGCGCTGTTCGAGGACAGAAGCAGCAGGCAGGGGCAGGACGCCATCGCCGCGGCGGCCTTCGACACCATCCAGAAAGACCCTGGGCTGATCAGCCTGAAAGGCAGCCTCTACAAGCGCCGCAGCGACCTGCTGCAGCAGGCCAGCGGTCTCGATCCCAGGCATCCCTTGAAAATCCAGATCGACCGTGAACTCAAGGAAATCGACGAGGAACTCAGTCGCACGGTCGACAAGCTCACCGAGCAGGTGGCGAAAAGTCTCATCGATCAGCGCAGGTCCGACGTGAAGCGCGACCGCCAGATCGAACAGGAACTCGCCCAGCAGCTCGAATCGTTCCGCCAAAAGGCTTCCTGGTTCGCGGCACTGTACAACGAAGCCCTGAGCCTCAACGACGAAATCGAACGCAACCGGAAACAGCTCGACGTGATCGACGGGCGTATCGAATTCTTCGAGCTGGAGTCGCGGGCGCCCGGTTTCGTTCGTGTCGAAACCTATGCCCGACCGCCGGAGCTTCCGGTCAAGGGCGGCCGGAAGAAGCTTTTCGCCGTGGCACTGGTGTTGGCGATGATCCTGGGCGCCGCCACGCCGGTCGGGCTCGACATGCTGGATCAGCGTATCCGGACTACCGGGCAGGTCGCCAAGATCATCGGGCACAGGCCGGTCGCCTGGTTCGTCGAACATCACGGCAGTCCCGAACTGAAGCGGATGAGCGCAGACCAGCTGCGCCGGCTGGCCATCGCCGTAAACCGGGAGCGGGAGTCGCAGGGCAACCGGCTGGTGTTGCTGACCTCGGTCAAGCCGGAGGCCGGGGTGACGGGCCTCGCCTTGGATCTGGCCTCCGAATTGGCCGTGCTCGGCGTGCGTACCGTGGTCGTGGAGGCTGATCCGCGCAAGCCGGACCCTCGCTACCGGGCCGAGCCGGCCAAGCCGGGCCTGGCCGACCTCCTGGCCGGTTCGGGCCAAGTTCCGGCGGCGGTCGTGGCAGCGGCGGACGGATTGCCGGATCGATTGGGCATGGGGATCGCGCCCAGTCGGCAGTTGTTCGCCTATCCCACGCTGCGCCGATGCCTCGACGAGCTGAAGGCGGCCTACGATCTGGTGCTGGTCGATGCGCCGCCCCTTCTGTTGTCCGCCGATACCGAATACCTCGTGGAAGTCGCGGACGTCACCCTGCTGCTGGTCGGAGCCGGCCAGGTCAAGCCGGGCGAACTGCGAAGGGCGGCGGGCATCCTGCAGAAGATCGACCCGAAGGCGGTGGGCTTCGTGGTCACCCGTCTGGAGGTCTATCGGGGCGGCGGCTATTACGCCAAACTGGCCGAGGAATTCGCACTGGCCGCCGCCGGCCACGAAAATGAGCAGGAACACACATCGAGGAGGCTGGAGGGATGA
- a CDS encoding polysaccharide biosynthesis/export family protein, whose protein sequence is MLPRAGEVASLALVVGLAGCGSWESVPDATPGAREAFSAPQKVETMSPAELLRSFQEDTVTDYRVGDGDQINIDVVGRAELSGPQVVGPDGYVTLPVVGNISVRDLTREQAANAISKALRKYYRDPFTTVRVLQYASNRVTVLGRVEHPGPVPFDTPPTLLEILSKAGVFPLIRPEQVLTSCAVIRRDRILWVDIGRLLAGDLQLNVQLHRNDVVYIPDASDRQVFVLGAVNKPGAIRLTSRMSFVDALGQAGGPTPDAHQGEIHLIRPQKGVNLQIDFGEIMKPDPSLSLALEHGDIIYVPMNTASKIGFILQRANPFMQAWMLRQIGTM, encoded by the coding sequence ATGTTGCCTCGGGCAGGGGAGGTAGCGAGTCTCGCGCTGGTCGTGGGGCTGGCCGGCTGCGGTTCCTGGGAGTCGGTGCCGGATGCCACGCCGGGTGCCCGTGAGGCATTCAGCGCGCCGCAGAAGGTCGAGACGATGTCGCCGGCGGAGCTGCTCAGGTCTTTTCAGGAGGACACCGTCACCGATTATCGGGTCGGCGACGGCGATCAGATCAACATCGACGTGGTCGGTCGAGCCGAACTGTCCGGGCCGCAGGTGGTCGGGCCGGATGGTTACGTCACTCTGCCCGTGGTCGGCAACATCTCCGTTCGCGACCTGACGCGGGAGCAAGCGGCCAATGCCATCAGCAAGGCATTGAGGAAGTATTATCGCGATCCCTTCACCACGGTGAGGGTGCTTCAGTACGCTTCCAACCGCGTCACCGTGTTGGGCCGGGTCGAGCATCCCGGCCCGGTGCCTTTCGATACGCCTCCCACGCTGCTGGAAATCCTGTCGAAAGCCGGCGTCTTCCCTTTGATCCGGCCGGAGCAGGTGCTCACGAGCTGCGCGGTGATCCGGCGCGATCGCATCCTCTGGGTGGACATCGGAAGGCTGCTGGCAGGCGACCTGCAGCTCAACGTGCAGCTGCACCGGAACGACGTGGTGTACATCCCCGATGCGTCGGACCGCCAGGTCTTCGTGCTCGGCGCCGTCAACAAGCCGGGCGCCATCCGCCTCACGTCGCGGATGTCCTTCGTCGACGCGCTCGGGCAGGCCGGCGGCCCCACTCCGGATGCCCACCAGGGAGAAATACACCTGATTCGCCCGCAAAAGGGAGTCAACCTGCAAATCGATTTCGGCGAGATCATGAAACCCGATCCGAGCTTGTCCCTGGCTTTGGAGCACGGGGACATCATCTACGTGCCCATGAACACCGCTTCGAAGATCGGATTCATCCTGCAGCGGGCGAACCCCTTCATGCAGGCCTGGATGCTTCGCCAGATCGGCACCATGTAA
- a CDS encoding STAS domain-containing protein yields the protein MLLKHRTQDNVDIAELGGRLVMADAAKARAELLAVVEKGTGRLVVDLGDVTFVDSSGLSVLIAAFKAIEGRSGKMVLAGLSPEIQALIELTRLNEIFLVFAEPEGAAGYLASLE from the coding sequence ATGCTTCTCAAGCACAGGACGCAGGACAACGTGGACATCGCCGAGCTCGGTGGCCGCCTGGTGATGGCGGACGCTGCCAAGGCCAGGGCCGAGCTCCTGGCCGTCGTGGAAAAAGGTACCGGCCGCCTGGTGGTGGATTTGGGCGACGTCACATTCGTCGACTCCAGCGGACTGTCGGTGCTCATCGCCGCCTTCAAGGCCATCGAAGGCCGGTCGGGAAAGATGGTCCTGGCGGGGCTGTCCCCGGAAATCCAAGCCTTGATAGAACTGACCCGTCTCAACGAGATTTTCCTGGTTTTCGCCGAACCCGAAGGTGCGGCCGGCTATCTCGCATCGCTCGAATGA
- a CDS encoding glycosyltransferase family 4 protein, whose product MENFGRLLLSAYQCAPGMGSVSQIGWEWYSRLAGRLPLTLVTHVRNRKALEAAGAPLPGTDVVYVDTEWFAGPLYRLASRLFPRSEHPVFLISSLDFFVYDRTALRMLLRLREEGKNWDLVHQPTPVSPLAATTLHRLGAPLILGPWNGGLKSPTNFPEIMAAESGWLYPVRRLGRLADRLLGSGRNARLILTANAATRADVPSRYRGKCRDMLENGVDLEVFRAAPWPESPGNGRPLRILFVGRLLPFKGVAMLLEAVARVCAGSPVHLAVAGAGPEENALRQRAGELGITGHVEFLGPLPHAEVARRLAESHVFCLPSIRESGGAVLLEAMAAARPVVALDYGGPSEIVDGEVGALVPATGWKPVVEGLAGIFEDVFRDPEGWRRRGQAGRQRVEQRYSWPAKIDAALSLYRECLESR is encoded by the coding sequence ATGGAAAACTTCGGCAGATTGCTCCTTTCGGCCTACCAGTGCGCGCCGGGTATGGGGTCGGTCTCCCAGATCGGCTGGGAATGGTATTCCCGGCTGGCCGGGCGTCTCCCACTCACGCTGGTGACGCATGTCCGCAACCGGAAAGCGTTGGAAGCGGCCGGAGCCCCGCTGCCCGGTACCGATGTCGTCTACGTCGACACCGAATGGTTCGCCGGCCCCCTCTACCGCCTGGCCTCACGTCTGTTTCCCCGCAGCGAGCACCCGGTATTCTTGATCTCCTCCCTGGATTTCTTCGTTTACGACCGGACGGCGCTGCGCATGCTCCTGAGACTGCGCGAGGAAGGTAAAAACTGGGACCTGGTCCATCAGCCGACACCGGTTTCCCCCCTCGCCGCGACCACCTTGCACCGGCTGGGAGCGCCTTTGATCCTCGGGCCCTGGAACGGCGGGCTGAAGTCGCCGACGAATTTCCCCGAAATCATGGCCGCCGAATCCGGCTGGCTTTATCCGGTGCGGCGGCTGGGCCGGCTGGCGGACCGGCTGCTCGGCTCCGGCCGGAATGCGCGCTTGATTTTGACCGCCAACGCCGCCACCCGCGCCGACGTGCCATCACGCTACCGGGGGAAGTGCCGGGACATGCTGGAGAACGGCGTCGACCTCGAAGTCTTCCGCGCAGCGCCCTGGCCCGAGTCCCCCGGCAACGGACGGCCTTTGCGCATCCTTTTCGTAGGCCGTCTGCTCCCCTTCAAGGGCGTGGCCATGCTGCTCGAGGCGGTGGCGAGGGTCTGCGCCGGGTCGCCCGTCCATCTCGCCGTCGCAGGTGCCGGTCCGGAGGAAAACGCGCTGCGGCAACGGGCCGGCGAACTGGGGATCACCGGCCACGTGGAATTTCTGGGTCCCCTGCCCCACGCCGAAGTAGCTCGCCGGTTGGCCGAATCCCATGTGTTCTGCCTCCCTTCGATCCGCGAATCGGGCGGAGCGGTGCTGCTGGAGGCGATGGCCGCCGCAAGGCCGGTCGTCGCCCTGGATTACGGAGGACCTTCGGAAATCGTCGACGGCGAGGTCGGCGCCCTGGTGCCCGCCACCGGCTGGAAGCCCGTCGTGGAAGGACTCGCCGGAATCTTCGAAGACGTTTTCCGCGATCCGGAAGGCTGGCGCCGCCGCGGCCAGGCTGGCCGCCAGCGGGTCGAACAGCGGTATTCCTGGCCCGCGAAGATCGACGCGGCATTGTCCCTCTACCGCGAATGCCTGGAGAGTCGATGA
- a CDS encoding glycosyltransferase has product MSAPYRLAYLVSQYPAISHTFILREVLGLRARGFAINVASVNPPDRPPEKLTADERREAEATWYLKPQGAAGALKALCLTALRRPSALVGGLWFALRLGGTDAKKLGYQFAYWVEAIMLGDWMRREGLSHLHVHFATPASMVGLIAGKVFPIGFSFTVHGPDEFYDAPGYRLAEKIAGADFVVCISHYARSQLMKLSPVTHWNKFEVCRLGVDPSRFALRESRSAGSVFELLCVGRLGVCRTMDLLGSGFLESRIFRGHWRGSHQRFASITRPRCAPPPPWRLYWCVTLGFYVKPVTLPPTRASASD; this is encoded by the coding sequence ATGAGCGCCCCCTACAGACTGGCTTATCTGGTCAGCCAATACCCCGCCATTTCCCATACCTTCATCCTGCGGGAAGTGCTCGGCCTCAGGGCGCGGGGTTTCGCGATAAACGTCGCCTCGGTGAACCCACCGGATCGGCCGCCGGAAAAGCTGACGGCGGATGAACGGCGGGAGGCCGAGGCAACCTGGTATCTCAAGCCGCAAGGTGCGGCGGGCGCGCTGAAGGCCTTGTGCCTGACCGCCCTGCGCCGCCCGTCGGCCCTCGTCGGCGGTCTGTGGTTCGCGCTGCGCCTCGGCGGCACTGACGCCAAGAAACTGGGCTACCAATTCGCCTATTGGGTGGAAGCCATCATGCTCGGCGACTGGATGCGGCGGGAGGGGCTTTCCCATCTGCACGTCCATTTCGCGACACCCGCCTCGATGGTCGGCCTGATCGCCGGCAAGGTGTTTCCCATCGGCTTCTCGTTCACCGTGCACGGTCCCGACGAGTTCTACGACGCACCCGGCTACCGCCTGGCGGAGAAGATCGCGGGTGCCGACTTCGTCGTCTGCATCAGCCACTATGCCCGCAGCCAGTTGATGAAGCTCTCGCCGGTGACGCACTGGAACAAGTTCGAGGTCTGCCGGCTCGGCGTCGACCCCTCCCGTTTCGCCCTGCGTGAGAGCAGATCCGCCGGCTCCGTGTTCGAGCTGCTTTGCGTGGGCCGCCTAGGAGTCTGTCGGACTATGGATTTACTCGGGTCGGGATTCTTGGAATCGAGAATTTTTCGGGGGCATTGGCGGGGTAGTCACCAACGTTTCGCGTCGATAACTAGACCAAGATGTGCCCCGCCTCCCCCATGGCGGCTCTATTGGTGTGTAACGCTTGGTTTTTACGTGAAGCCTGTCACGCTGCCGCCAACACGTGCATCCGCCTCAGATTGA